The genomic interval ATGCGCATGTCGATGTCGCCGCAGAAGTCCGGGTTCCACAGGTGCACGGGCGGCAAACCCTTTGCCTTGGGGATTTGCGCCAGAAGGTCATTGGCCTTGCCGGAGTCGCTCATCACGCTTGCCTCATTCGCTCATGCCCAGAAGGCTCCGAGCGTACTCGCGCATCGGCGCGGCAAGCAAATCTTCCGGCGTATTGTCGTGGAACGTCAACAAACCGCCACGGCTTTTGATGCGTGCGGTGTCAATCAAGTAGCGGGTATTGGTTTCAATCAGCATCATCTGCACCACCCCAGTGTCCCAGCCGAGACGGTCGACAGCCTGTTCGTCATACCATTCGTCGCCGTTGCCGATGCGGTCGTCGGTACGTGCAAAACGGGTGTACAGCACGTAGTCCGCGCCCACCGAGCGCGCCTGGGCGATCGCGTCCTCCAAGCCGAGCGGGCCTTGGGCACGGCGTACCAGGGGGAAATACTCGACGAAGCTCTTGAAGGCCTGGTCGGCCACCACGTTCTGGTGCGGTACTGGCCCTTTACCGGGCGGCACGAAGG from Pseudomonas kermanshahensis carries:
- a CDS encoding DUF4823 domain-containing protein; translation: MRSLVLLLALMALGGCMNVSDMGEGVRYHMSDAGLLDHSDTRRTLSIRLQPDSFIFIGQGAFVPPGKGPVPHQNVVADQAFKSFVEYFPLVRRAQGPLGLEDAIAQARSVGADYVLYTRFARTDDRIGNGDEWYDEQAVDRLGWDTGVVQMMLIETNTRYLIDTARIKSRGGLLTFHDNTPEDLLAAPMREYARSLLGMSE